A genomic region of Notamacropus eugenii isolate mMacEug1 chromosome 3, mMacEug1.pri_v2, whole genome shotgun sequence contains the following coding sequences:
- the TMEM60 gene encoding transmembrane protein 60, translated as MRMSLAQRVLLTWLFTLLFLIMLVLKLDEKAPWNWFLIFIPVWIFDTILLVMLIVKMAGRCKSGYNHRNGPRHMKRKVWYLIAMLLKLAFCLALCAKLEQFTNMNLSYVFIPLWALLVGAMTELGYNVFFARRD; from the coding sequence ATGAGAATGTCCCTGGCTCAGAGAGTACTGCTCACTTGGCTTTTTACATTACTCTTCTTGATCATGTTGGTGTTGAAACTGGATGAGAAAGCACCATGGAACTGGTTCCTTATATTCATACCAGTCTGGATATTCGATACTATTCTCCTTGTAATGCTGATTGTGAAGATGGCTGGACGATGTAAATCTGGTTACAACCATCGAAATGGACCACGACATATGAAAAGAAAGGTCTGGTACTTGATAGCAATGTTACTTAAGTTGGCATTCTGTCTTGCACTCTGTGCTAAACTGGAACAGTTTACTAACATGAATCTGTCATATGTTTTTATTCCTTTATGGGCCTTACTGGTTGGGGCTATGACAGAACTTGGATATAATGTCTTTTTTGCTCGGAGAGACTGA